A genomic segment from Aspergillus chevalieri M1 DNA, chromosome 7, nearly complete sequence encodes:
- a CDS encoding Zn(II)2Cys6 transcription factor (COG:S;~EggNog:ENOG410Q245;~InterPro:IPR036864,IPR007219,IPR001138;~PFAM:PF00172;~TransMembrane:1 (o499-518i);~go_function: GO:0000981 - DNA-binding transcription factor activity, RNA polymerase II-specific [Evidence IEA];~go_function: GO:0003677 - DNA binding [Evidence IEA];~go_function: GO:0008270 - zinc ion binding [Evidence IEA];~go_process: GO:0006351 - transcription, DNA-templated [Evidence IEA];~go_process: GO:0006355 - regulation of transcription, DNA-templated [Evidence IEA]) encodes MSSADLRDHALGTLPAGNDVAREVSRGAKPPDVSRKITACVACRKQKIKCHMPQGQAPCIRCRKRGLSCTVNRSLQMLIEDHTTWKSAMMKKMQNFETALAKIGERLSMPELQCFSEPPDAVQLSPGSSNHDFEQPPPHCDPQQAWEVVMDPNCGPASIPASCVSEVHKQASPGGSRSTSPSDLISCGVISIQQAELLFMTYHQRLDHFLYRVLGHHESLASVRQSSPLLTAAVCSVAALHSDEAGHLFGPCYTEFKNTVSAQMFSRENGLDDVRGLCIGAFWLSKLSWILVGTAVRIASEIQLHRGIYQALQGDKEGYYQTRVYYLVYVCDHHFSVTYGRPPMTRECDSITAASRFLETRNATEDDARLVSQTLIWTVSTHVFDSLGVDVDTPLAASRLSQLRRHAISLDIWYADWSERFRPNEKVGNYPRKGVGLHFNFAKLYLCSHAFRGAPSNGSVQSDMPQELEDIANTAVLSATSILRVIVSDGELQAYLNGLPLYFDTMIAFAVIFLLKVATKYSEIVRIDAAKILDLVRQTVTVLRRITAPMHKQHLLVCIADGIEKLLRKSQELTQMSFDPSTSLENAQQTDPFANGFQWINNMGDFDILSSQTNMSGLGPWSFAFDLEGPSSL; translated from the exons ATGAGCTCGGCCGATTTGCGCGATCATGCTCTCGGGACTCTCCCTGCGGGGAACGACGTCGCTCGGGAGGTGTCCAGAGGCGCAAAGCCGCCAGATGTCAGTCGAAAAATTACCGCCTGCGTCGCATGTCGAAAGCAAAAG ATCAAATGTCACATGCCCCAGGGGCAAGCGCCATGTATACGCTGCAGAAAGAGAGGTCTCTCGTGTACGGTAAATCGCAGTCTCCAGATGTTGATCGAGGATCATACAAC ATGGAAATCTGCCATGATGAAAAAGATGCAAAACTTCGAGACAGCCTTGGCTAAGATCGGGGAGCGACTTTCGATGCCTGAACTGCAATGTTTCTCTGAGCCACCAGATGCTGTCCAACTCTCTCCAGGTAGTAGTAATCATGACTTCGAGCAACCCCCACCTCATTGCGATCCCCAGCAGGCTTGGGAGGTAGTGATGGATCCGAACTGTGGTCCGGCATCTATACCAGCCTCTTGTGTATCCGAAGTCCATAAACAAGCGTCTCCAGGCGGCTCACGATCCACAAGTCCGTCAGATCTCATCTCTTGTGGGGTCATCTCTATACAACAGGCAGAGCTACTTTTCATGACCTACCATCAGCGGCTTGACCATTTCCTTTATCGGGTTCTGGGCCATCATGAAAGCCTCGCAAGTGTACGGCAGAGCTCTCCACTTCTGACCGCTGCTGTTTGTTCTGTAGCCGCTCTCCATTCGGACGAAGCCGGCCATCTTTTTGGTCCCTGCTATACAGAGTTCAAAAACACAGTTAGCGCCCAGATGTTTTCGAGGGAAAACGGCCTGGATGATGTACGTGGGTTGTGCATAGGCGCATTTTGGCTTAGCAAGCTTTCCTGGATCCTTGTCGGCACTG CTGTGCGAATCGCCTCCGAAATCCAACTACATCGCGGAATCTATCAAGCACTACAGGGGGATAAAGAAGGGTATTATCAGACTCGTGTATACTACCTCGTGTATGTCTGTGACCACCATTTTTCGGTGACATACGGTCGCCCGCCGATGACGCGAGAATGCGACTCGATCACTGCCGCCAGTCGATTTTTAGAGACAAGAAATGCAACCGAGGACGATGCAAGACTTGTTAGCCAAACGCTCATCTGGACCGTCAGTACGCATGTGTTTGATAGTCTCGGGGTAGATGTGGACACTCCACTGGCTGCTTCTAGATTATCACAGCTTCGTCGGCACGCGATCTCGCTGGATATCTGGTATGCAGATTGGAGCGAACGTTTCCGTCCAAACGAAAAAGTTGGCAACTACCCTCGAAAGGGTGTTGGCTTGCACTTCAACTTTGCCAAGTTATATTTGTGTTCGCATGCCTTCCGTGGCGCACCATCAAATGGCAGTGTCCAGAGTGACATGCCGCAAGAGCTGGAAGATATCGCGAACACTGCAGTTCTTTCAGCTACATCTATACTGCGTGTTATTGTCTCTGACGGAGAACTTCAGGCATATTTAAATGGGTTACCGCTATATTTTGATACGATGATTGCTTTTGCGGTTATTTTTCTCCTCAAAGTCGCAACGAAGTACTCCGAAATTGTGAGAATAGATGCGGCCAAGATATTGGATCTTGTGAGACAGACAGTTACAGTCCTGAGAAGGATTACGGCACCTATGCATAAGCAACACTTGCTGGTTTGTATCGCCGATGGAATAGAGAAACTTTTGAGGAAGTCCCAAGAATTAACACAAATGAGTTTTGATCCCTCAACAAGCCTTGAGAATGCCCAGCAAACAGACCCTTTTGCGAACGGTTTCCAATGGATCAACAACATGGGGGACTTCGATATCTTATCCTCTCAGACTAATATGTCAGGTCTTGGACCCTGGTCTTTTGCCTTTGACTTGGAAGGACCGTCTTCCCTATAG
- a CDS encoding uncharacterized protein (COG:S;~EggNog:ENOG410Q27Y;~TransMembrane:1 (i414-433o)) translates to MPPKRASRTPQPAPQRVYDLRKTHIPRISPPPEEGYQGRKNTNGVYVPRAAATKAAAIRRRAAAARAARANEEADASPGLPQTRLRTLNRRSTTPQARRSATPGKRVQFALQNAQPKPSSAAKSNASSQKEALHRRAASTSTEPETTEADEASEASYDEEEVYEEGVNEDHDENGPEDEESGQMDDEGSADEDDNLPSIDDRDVDTEEEASARALYDAKEKYRELIGRRVLDEARRRYPEGVQRQPREVETSDLEAALEDAMRAADYPVGIILNIRINKKPYVKKSLPDSQRRSFNMEDVEKAFLSAIAPTVGEEEYQIMARRVTVKHSSGRGGTTHHDFDDFDTANGSHILSIIDKHHSRHRTGMIEAHFDINVQCDAILPTPKRSRQPEPPSSDIPSSPLPSLQKSAKIDQVACKSSIVLGLIPFVLLATFNAS, encoded by the coding sequence ATGCCACCCAAGCGAGCCTCCCGAACACCGCAGCCAGCCCCCCAACGCGTATATGACCTTCGGAAAACGCACATTCCTCGCATATCCCCCCCTCCGGAGGAAGGCTATCAAGGGAGGAAAAATACCAATGGGGTATATGTTCCTCGTGCTGCTGCCACTAAAGCTGCAGCCATACGTCGACGAGCAGCTGCCGCTCGAGCTGCACGTGCAAATGAAGAAGCCGATGCGTCTCCTGGGCTGCCGCAAACACGTTTAAGAACTCTGAATAGACGCTCTACAACCCCCCAGGCACGCCGTTCAGCTACTCCTGgaaaaagagtgcagtttGCACTGCAAAATGCCCAGCCGAAGCCATCATCTGCAGCCAAATCCAACGCGTCATCTCAAAAGGAAGCCTTGCACCGTAGGGCTGCCTCTACGAGTACTGAGCCTGAAACCACTGAAGCAGATGAGGCATCAGAGGCCTCatatgatgaagaggaagtatATGAAGAAGGGGTGAATGAGGATCATGATGAGAATGGtccagaagacgaagaaagtggacaaatggatgatgaggggagtgctgatgaggatgacaaTCTACCCTCCATAGATGACCGGGATGTTGATACTGAAGAGGAGGCCTCTGCCCGGGCGCTCTATGATGCCAAAGAGAAGTATAGAGAGCTTATTGGACGACGTGTTCTAGATGAAGCCCGGCGCCGCTATCCAGAAGGCGTACAACGGCAGCCTCGAGAAGTTGAGACTTCAGATTTGGAAGCAGCATTAGAGGATGCCATGAGAGCTGCAGACTATCCTGTAGGCATCATCCTGAATATTCGCATCAACAAGAAGCCATATGTGAAGAAGAGCTTGCCTGATAGTCAGCGCCGTTCCTTCAAtatggaggatgttgaaaaggCCTTTCTAAGTGCCATTGCTCCAACggttggagaggaagagtatCAAATCATGGCTCGGAGAGTTACCGTCAAACACTCTTCTGGGCGTGGTGGCACCACCCACCATGATTTTGATGATTTTGACACTGCTAACGGCAGCCATATACTATCAATTATAGATAAACACCATAGTCGCCATCGGACAGGCATGATTGAAGCCCATTTCGATATAAATGTCCAGTGTGATGCCATCTTACCAACACCGAAGCGTTCACGGCAGCCAGAGCCCCCTTCTTCAGACATACCGAGCTCCCCCCTTCCTTCCCTCCAAAAAAGCGCCAAAATCGATCAAGTCGCCTGCAAGAGCAGCATAGTACTCGGCTTGATACCATTCGTGTTGCTGGCAACTTTCAACGCCAGTTGA
- a CDS encoding GNAT family N-acetyltransferase (COG:S;~EggNog:ENOG410PXI2;~InterPro:IPR000182,IPR016181;~PFAM:PF13508;~go_function: GO:0008080 - N-acetyltransferase activity [Evidence IEA]), whose protein sequence is MGLSLRYATEADAPTLGHINVTCFNRQELWGSAYPGLDDETILPAKAARALQKLADPAMHVVVAVETDAPGQPIIGYSRWTIPGAPSPVELSPTGQDFAGADNLPEGANRRVLEGFQAKLKECRKEHLMEGDLILDFLATLPQYQGRGVASAMLRWGMEQAAERRVGIFLEATMDGYALYRKYGWEDVYEVVMEYEPLGGRGSQRLMLMRRAP, encoded by the exons ATGGGACTTTCACTCCGCTATGCCACTGAGGCCGACGCCCCCACGCTGGGCCACATCAACGTGACATGCTTCAACCGACAGGAACTCTGGGGCAGCGCATACCCAGGTCTTGACGACGAGACCATACTGCCTGCTAAAGCGGCGCGCGCCTTACAGAAGCTGGCCGACCCGGCAATGCACGTCGTCGTGGCGGTTGAGACTGACGCCCCCGGCCAGCCGATAATAGGCTACTCGCGCTGGACCATTCCGGGGGCGCCAAGCCCGGTGGAGCTGAGCCCGACCGGCCAGGACTTTGCAGGCGCGGATAATCTGCCTGAGGGAGCCAACCGGAGGGTGTTGGAGGGGTTCCAGGCGAAGTTGAAGGAATGCCGGAAGGAGCACTTGATGGAGGGGGATCTCA TTCTCGACTTCCTGGCTACTCTTCCCCAGTATCAAGGGCGCGGGGTGGCATCAGCGATGTTGCGGTGGGGAATGGAGCAGGCAGCAGAGCGGCGGGTAGGAATCTTCCTGGAGGCGACGATGGACGGGTATGCGCTGTACCGCAAGTATGGATGGGAAGACGTGTATGAAGTGGTCATGGAATATGAGCCGTTGGGGGGAAGGGGGAGTCAGAGACTCATGCTGATGCGGAGGGCGCCATAA
- a CDS encoding uncharacterized protein (COG:S;~EggNog:ENOG410PYVV;~InterPro:IPR023116,IPR003607,IPR006674,IPR017850, IPR012710,IPR002591;~PFAM:PF01966,PF01663;~go_function: GO:0003824 - catalytic activity [Evidence IEA];~go_function: GO:0047400 - phosphonoacetate hydrolase activity [Evidence IEA]) → MASQFQPVTAVEQRARDVVRQLFDFILAQGDADYIGEPISQLEHSLQSAHLAREAGADDETVLGALLHDVGRFIPAADKMPTMIAPDGTYVGRASHEVVGERYLRHLGFSEKVCQLVGAHVMAKRYLTAVDKGYYDGLSNASKNTLRMQGGVYNETQVKKAQEDPYLEAKLQVRRWDDQAKVPGIKTPPLSAYQELAVRCLTNSSMPTVELHSTRYTLPHAPTVVVCVDGFDPEYLEHGIASGIMPTFKSFLETGFHTTAKCAMPSFTNPNNISIITGVPPSVHGIAGNYFLDPETKEERMIQDDTLLRGSTILQLMASRQVKVAAVTAKDKLRRIIGHGLSDAICFSAEKAGSSLLAEKGIENVEGWLGCPAPSQYSADLSLFVIDAGIKLLREKRAELLYLTLSDFVQHKHAPGEKESNEFFASLDRRLRELVDLGAVVAVTGDHGMSDKCTTGNAPNVLFLQDGMEARFGPGCAKVICPITDSYVRHHGALGSFAQVYLGSPELLQTALEYCQSLPQVQLALSSKEGAELLEIPHDGDIVVVSVKDAVIGSRNKDHDLTNLQGHRLRSHGGLAEQDVPLLMSRPVRDKARAATRDWRNYDVFELVLNW, encoded by the exons ATGGCGTCCCAATTCCAGCCGGTCACAGCGGTTGAACAGCGGGCCCGCGATGTCGTCCGGCAACTGTTCGATTTTATCCTTGCCCAAGGCGACGCAGACTACATTGGCGAGCCCATTTCCCAGCTCGAACACTCCCTCCAATCAGCGCATCTCGCGCGCGAAGCAGGTGCAGACGACGAGACGGTCCTTGGCGCCCTCTTGCACGATGTGGGACGCTTCATCCCGGCTGCGGACAAGATGCCGACCATGATCGCTCCTGATGGAACGTATGTCGGCAGAGCGAGCCATGAGGTTGTGGGTGAAAGATATCTGAGGCACTTGGGCTTCAGCGAAAAAGTCTGTCAGTTGGTGGGTGCACATGTGATGGCGAAAAGGTATTTGACTGCGGTGGATAAGGGGTATTATGATGGGCTAAGCAATGCTAGTAAGAATACGTTGAGAATGCAG GGTGGAGTTTATAACGAAACTCAAGTCAAAAAGGCCCAAGAGGATCCCTACCTGGAGGCAAAGCTCCAGGTACGGCGATGGGACGACCAAGCGAAAGTTCCAGGCATAAAGACACCACCTCTTTCAGCTTATCAGGAGCTTGCTGTACGGTGCCTTACTA ATTCTTCGATGCCTACGGTCGAACTGCATTCTACTAGATACACTCTGCCTCATGCCCCAACTGTTGTTGTCTGCGTCGATGGGTTTGACCCTGAGTATCTTGAACACGGAATTGCGTCTGGAATCATGCCGACTTTCAAATCATTCCTGGAAACCGGTTTCCATACGACAGCCAAATGTGCGATGCCTTCCTTCACCAACCCAAACAACATCTCGATAATTACTGGTGTGCCACCATCTGTCCACGGAATCGCAGGAAACTATTTCCTCGACCCAGAGACCaaagaggagcgtatgatcCAGGACGACACTTTGCTCCGAGGCTCGACAATCCTGCAACTCATGGCTAGTCGCCAGGTGAAAGTTGCAGCAGTAACCGCGAAAGACAAGTTGCGTCGCATAATAGGCCACGGCTTGTCAGATGCAATATGTTTTTCTGCTGAAAAAGCCGGCTCTTCTTTGCTTGCGGAAAAAGGAATTGAGAACGTGGAAGGCTGGCTTGGCTGTCCTGCGCCTTCCCAGTACTCAGCGGACTTGTCTCTTTTTGTTATCGACGCTGGAATCAAATTATTACGGGAAAAAAGAGCAGAACTGCTTTATTTGACACTATCAGACTTTGTACAACATAAGCACGCCCCGGGAGAGAAGGAATCAAATGAATTCTTTGCATCATTGGACCGTCGCTTGCGGGAACTTGTGGATCTCGGAGCCGTTGTAGCCGTAACTGGAGACCACGGCATGAGCGACAAGTGTACCACTGGCAATGCACCAAATGTCTTATTTTTGCAAGATGGGATGGAAGCGAGGTTCGGACCGGGATGTGCCAAGGTGATTTGCCCCATAACGGATTCCTATGTTCGTCATCACGGCGCTTTGGGTTCGTTTGCTCAAGTGTATCTGGGATCACCCGAGTTGTTGCAAACGGCACTCGAGTATTGCCAGTCTTTGCCTCAAGTACAACTGGCCTTGAGCAGCAAGGAAGGTGCAGAACTACTTGAAATACCCCATGATGGCGATATTGTCGTTGTTTCTGTTAAAGACGCGGTTATTGGTAGCCGAAATAAGGACCATGATTTGACGAATCTTCAAGGCCACCGACTTCGTTCCCATGGCGGCCTTGcggagcaggatgttccctTGCTCATGTCACGTCCAGTTAGAGACAAAGCCCGAGCTGCGACAAGGGATTGGCGCAACTATGATGTTTTTGAGCTAGTGCTCAACTGGTAA
- a CDS encoding uncharacterized protein (COG:S;~EggNog:ENOG410Q27Y) gives MLRYWEEHQGALNRQSRQPARQTFIQQTKSSLERLAEMQQQMHERMLEARMYDQMDALEEKQERREERNERRRMEQERREHELAHARLMYMPPHYAAMPYSHGQSPRPMMPISGQYPAAQYPRAPITPQAASRASQKRRSSPIDETTDEYELLESFFYWKNVNTPNPRQKEKWNQVKEIVFQNDWTIQDLKDMEDDASPMYQRAIKAGISDGFTRLIQRELQAFKRDVRRQKEAHEEELQAIATLGQLGHQTDIEGSEFMRYT, from the coding sequence ATGCTTCGCTATTGGGAGGAGCATCAGGGTGCTTTAAATAGACAGTCCCGCCAACCAGCCCGCCAAACTTTTATCCAACAAACGAAGTCATCACTTGAGCGATTAGCTgaaatgcagcagcaaatgcatgaGCGGATGTTGGAGGCTCGTATGTATGATCAAATGGATGCCCTGGAGGAAAAACAGGAGCGCAGGGAGGAGAGAAATGAGCGAAGGCGTATGGAGCAAGAACGACGTGAGCATGAGCTGGCACATGCACGCTTGATGTACATGCCTCCCCACTATGCAGCCATGCCATACAGCCATGGCCAGTCTCCCCGGCCAATGATGCCTATTTCAGGCCAATATCCTGCAGCGCAATATCCTCGCGCTCCAATTACTCCTCAGGCGGCCTCTCGGGCATCCCAAAAACGCCGTTCTAGCCCAATTGATGAGACAACAGATGAGTATGAGCTGCTTGAGTCTTTTTTCTATTGGAAGAATGTCAACACGCCAAATCCACGCCAAAAAGAGAAGTGGAATCAAGTGAAGGAGATTGTATTTCAAAATGATTGGACGATACAGGATTTAAAGGACATGGAGGATGACGCCAGCCCCATGTATCAGCGTGCTATAAAGGCAGGCATCTCAGATGGCTTCACTCGCCTTATTCAGCGGGAGCTGCAGGCATTCAAACGTGATGTTCGGCGTCAGAAAGAAGCTCATGAGGAAGAGCTTCAAGCTATTGCCACTTTGGGTCAGCTAGGCCATCAAACAGACATTGAAGGATCGGAATTTATGCGATATACCTGA
- the PHO84 gene encoding inorganic phosphate transporter Pho84 (COG:P;~EggNog:ENOG410PFTP;~InterPro:IPR005829,IPR005828,IPR036259,IPR020846;~PFAM:PF00083,PF07690;~TransMembrane:12 (i12-39o59-78i87-104o110-129i150-175o187-208i253-271o298-317i329-346o352-377i389-410o416-439i);~go_component: GO:0016021 - integral component of membrane [Evidence IEA];~go_function: GO:0022857 - transmembrane transporter activity [Evidence IEA];~go_process: GO:0055085 - transmembrane transport [Evidence IEA]), translated as MATLLDKVKFLCVAGIGLFSDGYLNLTIGLVMPMLGYLYWQDQGGEVPTVSSDIMKGSLNVGMAVGQFVFGVLGDALGRHKVYGKELLITLFGTFMVVLLPWNNFDKQSIVAWVACFRVVTGIGIGADYPMSSSLSAESTPLGSRAVLSLSVFAAMGLGNMAASIVFLVLVEAFQSSVESNIHYAEWVWRLFLGLGMIPAAITLYARWTMPETSPYEKYVSKDTSVKEVAKRGLKEQSRDFFVYFREWRHTKVLFATSASWFLFDIAYYGINLNQSVILSQIGYADGPTPWVTLRNTAVGNIIVQCAGYLPGYFFGIPLPDLLGRTRQQFYACIIVAILYAIWAGVTSHTSTGGLITVFTLSQIFLNMGPNCTTWLIPVEVFPTRIRGTAHGISAAAGKCGAILTAFAFGTVTDRIGLPGVLGIFSGIMVLTALVTLLIPETRGMTISDIENEFHFAEHRPLNIFKWPGPWKKEDEGLDDDVSPKLGSVAIIDQGQTV; from the exons ATGGCAACATTGCTTGACAAGGTGAAGTTCCTTTGTGTCGCGGGAATTGGCCTCTTTTCTGATGGCTATCTCAATTTAACAATCGGTCTAG TAATGCCGATGTTGGGCTACCTGTATTGGCAGGATCAAGGGGGTGAAGTCCCGACCGTGTCAAGTGATATTATGAAGGGTTCTCTGAATGTTGGAATGGCCGTCGGCCAATTCGTGTTTGGTGTATTGGGAGATGCCCTGGGTCGTCACAAGGTGTACGGCAAAGAATTGTTGATCACCCTGTTTGGTACCTTCATGGTTGTCTTACTTCCTTGGAACAACTTTGACAAACAGTCGATTGTTGCGTGGGTTGCATGTTTTCGCGTTGTGACAGGCATCGGCATTGGAGCAG ATTATCCCATGTCATCATCCCTCTCCGCTGAAAGTACGCCGCTTGGTTCGAGAGCGGTTCTGTCCCTGTCTGTCTTTGCTGCCATGGGTCTTGGTAACATGGCTGCCAGCATCGTGTTCCTCGTACTGGTCGAAGCGTTTCAATCCAGTGTTGAATCCAATATCCATTATGCCGAGTGGGTCTGGAGACTCTTCCTTGGCCTGGGTATGATTCCCGCCGCCATCACGCTTTACGCGCGATGGACTATGCCAGAGACCTCTCCCTATGAAAAAT ATGTATCGAAGGATACGAGTGTCAAAGAGGTAGCCAAGCGAGGCCTAAAAGAGCAGTCCCGGGACTTTTTTGTATACTTCCGGGAATGGAGACATACCAAAGTCCTATTCGCGACCTCGGCGTCTTGGTTTCTCTT TGATATTGCTTACTATGGCATCAACCTCAATCAAAGTGTTATCCTTTCGCAAATTGGGTATGCCGACGGTCCTACCCCGTGGGTCACCCTTCGTAATACTGCTGTCGGAAACATCATCGTCCAATGTGCT GGTTACCTCCCCGGATATTTTTTCGGAATTCCTCTACCCGATCTTTTAGGACGTACGCGCCAGCAGTTTTACGCATGCATCATAGTCGCTATTCTCTACGCCATCTGGGCCGGCGTAACCAGTCACACAAGCACGGGAGGGCTGATTACCGTGTTCACGCTCTCACAGATTTTCCTTAACATGGGTCCCAACTGCACAACCTGGCTCATACCTGTCGAGGTCTTCCCGACTCGCATTCGCGGGACGGCACATGGCATTTCCGCCGCGGCAGGCAAATGCGGTGCCATCCTGACTGCATTCGCATTCGGTACTGTGACTGATCGTATTGGTTTGCCCGGCGTGCTAGGCATCTTTTCAGGAATCATGGTCCTCACTGCTCTGGTCACTTTGTTGATTCCGGAGACGAGAGGCATGACTATTTCTGATATTGAGAACGAATTCCATTTCGCTGAACATCGACCCTTGAATATATTCAAATGGCCAGGACCTTggaagaaggaggatgagggtcTAGATGACGATGTTTCACCAAAGTTGGGGAGTGTGGCCATCATCGACCAGGGTCAAACCGTGTAG
- a CDS encoding phytanoyl-CoA dioxygenase family protein (COG:S;~EggNog:ENOG410Q1HN;~InterPro:IPR008775;~PFAM:PF05721), which translates to MSSLTLTSEQLDHYREKGYLTLRVHEHNIVNPDDLNAWEAEVHQWPRVKGKWMPYDEINANGERQLMRTENFVDYHEGWKSFVCGKDLTWLLQQLSGEEMLLFKDKINYKLPFGNGFQAHLDAPAYDHIGRIEHITANVAIDAATSENGCLEVVPSSHRMNVELQNGGHISEAWERAQDWVPVPLDRGDMLIFGSHLAHRSARNKTNVKRASLYATYHMLSDGKDLRSKYYAHRRAHFPPDHEREPGESYEEGFKTYGFAAPFSKPDATAIPAASSQTVV; encoded by the exons ATGAGCTCCCTTACTCTTACTTCTGAACAACTGGACCACTACCGCGAAAAGGGTTATTTGACCCTTCGCGTTCACGAGCACAACATTGTCAATCCTGACGACCTCAACGCATGGGAGGCGGAAGTGCACCAGTGGCCGCGGGTGAAGGGCAAGTGGATGCCGTACGATGAGATCAATGCAAATGGCGAAAGGCAATTGATGCGCACGGAGAATTTTGTTGACTATCATGAGGGATGGAAGAGTTTTGTTTGCGGGAAAGACCTGACGTGGTTACTACAACAGTTATCTGGTGAA GAAATGCTCCTATTCAAAGATAAAATCAACTACAAACTTCCCTTCGGGAATGGCTTCCAGGCCCATCTAGACGCCCCGGCCTACGACCACATCGGCCGCATCGAACATATCACCGCCAACGTCGCCATCGACGCTGCAACATCAGAAAATGGCTGTCTGGAGGTCGTTCCCAGCTCACACAGGATGAATGTCGAGCTTCAGAATGGCGGGCACATTTCGGAAGCCTGGGAGCGTGCACAGGATTGGGTGCCCGTTCCGCTAGATAGAGGGGATATGTTGATTTTTGGAAGCCACCTGGCACATCGGTCGGCGAGGAATAAGACGAATGTGAAGAGAGCCAGTTTATATGCGACCTATCATATGCTGTCTGACGGAAAAGACTTGAGGAGCAAGTATTATGCGCATCGGAGAGCTCATTTCCCGCCTGATCATG AGCGCGAACCAGGTGAAAGCTATGAAGAAGGCTTCAAAACATACGGATTCGCTGCTCCTTTTTCCAAGCCGGATGCAACTGCTATCCCTGCTGCCAGTAGCCAAACGGTCGTTTAA